The proteins below come from a single Nitrospiraceae bacterium genomic window:
- a CDS encoding PAS domain S-box protein — MLAKHEHDLLYGQQIEQLYALAPVGIIASLVNGSILTGIQWNVISHDLLLTWLTGLFLLNGAWTLLWYQFRNASRHPQDSHRWGRRFLGATLASGILWGVTGVILFPESSIPHQIFLAFVLGGMIAGATAVHAPLQGAFLAYALPAISPLIIQFFLLNEERHMAMGGMCLLFLTMMFVTLRRNHTVTMASMTLNLELGKSNQALQREISQREQAEVALRESREQLHSIVQSTDEGIISLNSQGKVMLWNTGAETLFGFSMEEMKGQTLECIIPERFRQAHQQGILRASRAGKKTVVGEMFELMGLRRDGSEFPLELSLGYWHKHGEIFFTGIVRDITARRKTERALHCRERELEQSQEELRALGAQLISAQEDERRRLSRELHDDMNQRLAMVALEIDSVQRSLPESDPMQKTLHHLNDQVSALSDSVLHLAYQLHPSILDDLGLVVALKSSIQEFSQWENIAVTFQPRDVPQFLPQDIASCVYRVTQECLRNVAKHAQASQVSVEVKGVEGGLQLVITDNGKGFIPESGLRGTRGLGLIAMKERIRVVQGKFVVKASEGKGTTVTAWIPLSPTS; from the coding sequence GTGTTGGCTAAACACGAGCACGATCTCTTGTATGGGCAGCAGATAGAACAACTCTATGCCCTTGCACCCGTTGGGATCATTGCCTCTCTGGTCAATGGATCCATTCTGACTGGTATCCAATGGAACGTGATCTCCCATGACCTGTTGCTTACCTGGTTGACCGGCCTGTTCCTGCTCAACGGGGCATGGACTCTACTCTGGTATCAATTTCGCAATGCATCTCGACATCCGCAGGATTCCCATCGATGGGGGCGTAGATTTCTTGGCGCGACCCTTGCCTCCGGCATTCTTTGGGGGGTAACCGGTGTCATACTCTTTCCCGAAAGCTCCATTCCCCATCAGATTTTTTTGGCCTTTGTGTTAGGAGGCATGATTGCCGGGGCGACCGCAGTTCATGCGCCCTTGCAAGGTGCTTTTCTGGCCTATGCTCTCCCGGCCATTAGCCCGCTCATCATTCAATTCTTTCTCCTGAATGAAGAACGGCATATGGCCATGGGAGGCATGTGTCTCCTTTTCCTGACAATGATGTTTGTCACCTTACGACGGAACCATACTGTCACGATGGCTTCCATGACCTTAAACCTCGAATTGGGCAAGTCCAACCAAGCCTTACAACGCGAAATCAGTCAACGTGAACAGGCAGAGGTGGCGCTTCGGGAAAGCCGGGAACAGTTACATTCGATTGTGCAATCAACCGATGAGGGTATCATTTCCTTGAATAGTCAGGGGAAGGTCATGTTGTGGAATACAGGAGCGGAAACCTTGTTTGGCTTTTCGATGGAGGAGATGAAAGGTCAGACCTTAGAGTGCATCATTCCTGAACGGTTTCGCCAGGCTCATCAACAGGGAATTTTACGGGCCTCGCGAGCGGGGAAAAAGACCGTTGTGGGAGAGATGTTTGAGCTGATGGGACTTCGACGGGACGGCAGCGAATTCCCTCTGGAACTGTCTCTGGGATATTGGCACAAGCACGGAGAGATCTTTTTTACCGGCATTGTCCGGGATATCACAGCACGCAGGAAGACAGAACGGGCTCTTCATTGCAGAGAGCGGGAACTTGAGCAGAGCCAGGAAGAGCTCCGGGCTCTTGGTGCGCAACTCATTTCTGCTCAAGAAGATGAGCGCCGCCGTCTCTCCCGTGAACTGCACGATGATATGAATCAACGGTTAGCCATGGTCGCGCTCGAGATAGATTCTGTTCAGAGGTCCCTGCCGGAGTCGGATCCGATGCAGAAGACTCTTCATCATCTGAATGATCAAGTGTCTGCGCTTTCCGATAGCGTCCTGCATCTGGCCTATCAGCTTCATCCTTCGATTTTGGATGACTTGGGGTTAGTCGTCGCCCTTAAGTCCTCTATTCAAGAATTTTCTCAATGGGAGAACATTGCGGTCACGTTTCAACCCCGGGATGTCCCTCAGTTTCTGCCTCAGGATATTGCGTCGTGTGTGTATCGGGTGACGCAGGAATGTTTACGAAATGTGGCGAAGCATGCGCAGGCGTCTCAAGTGTCTGTGGAGGTGAAAGGGGTAGAGGGTGGCCTCCAACTCGTCATTACGGATAACGGTAAAGGATTCATCCCTGAGTCTGGTTTGCGAGGCACTCGCGGGTTAGGGCTAATTGCCATGAAAGAACGAATTCGTGTGGTGCAAGGTAAATTTGTTGTTAAAGCCTCAGAGGGCAAAGGCACGACAGTGACTGCCTGGATTCCACTCTCCCCAACTAGTTAA
- a CDS encoding MCE family protein produces MMEPRGNYVMVGLFVFVLGAIAVGMVLWLGKSDYRGAYDQYHAYMRQSVSGLSVDSTVKYRGVNVGRVKEIALNPDNPEEVRLTLDILRGTPIKTDTVATLETQGLTGLATMNLEGGSREAPRLESELGQEYPVIQTKPSLFFRLDMAISRLLSEQGLSKLLSSLHGLSENASAFMNEENRLKMEGILNDLSIVSHTLTRHNESIAQGIDRASEAAENLAMLTSTVNHDLPRLVARIHQSVTAVKTVAEELARTGKTLESIVEESHPDIQQFTRETLGETGQLVIELRQLTHTLQRVAHQIEQEPDSLIYGRPSQPRGPGE; encoded by the coding sequence ATGATGGAGCCGCGAGGGAATTACGTCATGGTCGGATTGTTCGTTTTTGTGCTGGGTGCGATTGCGGTGGGAATGGTGTTGTGGTTGGGGAAATCAGATTACCGCGGCGCGTATGACCAGTACCATGCCTACATGCGGCAATCCGTGTCCGGGTTAAGCGTCGACTCGACGGTGAAATATCGGGGGGTGAATGTGGGGCGAGTGAAAGAAATTGCGTTGAATCCTGACAATCCCGAGGAGGTGCGTTTGACGCTTGATATTCTTCGGGGCACACCCATCAAGACCGATACGGTTGCGACGCTAGAGACGCAGGGATTAACGGGATTGGCGACGATGAATTTGGAAGGAGGGAGCCGCGAGGCTCCAAGATTGGAATCCGAGCTGGGTCAAGAATATCCGGTCATTCAGACGAAACCCTCCCTTTTCTTTCGTTTGGACATGGCCATTTCGCGTCTCCTATCAGAGCAGGGACTCTCCAAGCTCTTGAGTAGTTTGCATGGGTTGAGTGAGAACGCTTCGGCGTTCATGAATGAGGAGAACCGCTTAAAGATGGAAGGGATTCTGAATGATCTTTCCATAGTGTCTCACACTTTGACGCGGCACAATGAATCGATAGCACAGGGAATTGACCGGGCGTCCGAAGCTGCCGAGAATCTGGCCATGCTGACTTCAACGGTGAACCATGACTTGCCAAGACTGGTCGCGCGAATTCACCAGAGTGTCACAGCAGTCAAGACGGTGGCGGAAGAATTGGCTCGAACCGGAAAGACGTTAGAGTCCATCGTTGAGGAAAGCCATCCGGACATCCAGCAATTCACGCGCGAAACTTTGGGTGAAACCGGGCAATTAGTCATCGAACTCCGGCAGCTGACACACACGTTGCAACGAGTGGCTCATCAAATCGAGCAGGAACCCGACTCGCTGATTTATGGTCGACCATCTCAACCCAGAGGTCCCGGTGAGTAA
- a CDS encoding membrane integrity-associated transporter subunit PqiC: protein MKAMFLLAAIFLATALSACALSRGNDEPVRSYVLEIGEGGEARGTDRSRPSNLPILLISLPQPAPGYELQRMAYELVPYEIRYFATSQWVDSPARMLAPLIMNALESSGEWGAVIQLPSVLRGDYRLDLSQVALVQEFTQQPSRIRLALRAQLTTVFDPRVLGTRSFEILENAPSEDAYGGVQAAQKVVEKLLVELQHWLQGCLQGGQVAHC, encoded by the coding sequence ATGAAGGCTATGTTCCTGCTGGCGGCCATATTCCTTGCGACCGCACTTTCCGCTTGTGCACTTTCTCGAGGGAATGATGAGCCGGTGCGGTCGTATGTCCTGGAAATTGGGGAAGGAGGGGAAGCCCGGGGAACGGATAGATCCCGTCCATCGAATTTGCCAATTCTTCTTATTTCGCTCCCTCAACCTGCTCCGGGATATGAATTGCAACGAATGGCCTATGAACTGGTTCCCTATGAAATTCGCTATTTTGCCACCAGCCAATGGGTGGATTCCCCCGCCCGAATGCTGGCCCCGTTAATCATGAATGCACTCGAAAGCAGTGGGGAATGGGGTGCGGTGATTCAACTGCCTTCCGTACTTCGAGGGGACTATCGCCTGGATCTCTCCCAGGTGGCGTTGGTTCAGGAATTCACGCAACAACCGAGTCGAATTCGATTGGCCCTGAGGGCACAACTGACGACGGTTTTTGATCCTCGTGTCCTTGGAACACGGAGTTTTGAAATTCTTGAAAATGCTCCCAGTGAAGATGCCTATGGTGGCGTGCAAGCTGCCCAAAAGGTGGTTGAGAAGTTGTTGGTCGAGCTACAGCATTGGTTGCAGGGCTGTCTCCAAGGAGGTCAAGTGGCGCACTGCTAA
- a CDS encoding DNA-binding protein, whose amino-acid sequence MTTSIPPLNITIAQRLKEVAELLHNQGSNPFRAQAYQHAARTLEQLEQPVDELIRTKGVEELKTLPGIGESLARAIRELVLRGRLPMLERLRGEAESESLLATIPGIGKKLAARLHHDLEIDTLEELETAAHDGRLRQAGGIGEKRLAGIIACLTERLGRVRATVHQDTQDIPSIQELLDVDREYRDKAKAGLLHCVAPRRFNPTHEAWLPILHTQRGNRHYTALFSNTARAHQKGKTRDWVVLFFDDRVKESQCTIITAEWGILEGRRIVRGREGACLRYYEKQTAPEHETATS is encoded by the coding sequence ATGACCACAAGCATTCCCCCTTTGAATATCACCATAGCCCAACGGTTGAAAGAAGTGGCTGAACTTCTGCACAACCAGGGAAGCAATCCCTTTCGCGCTCAAGCCTATCAGCATGCCGCCCGGACACTCGAACAGTTAGAACAACCCGTCGACGAGCTGATCCGCACTAAGGGGGTTGAGGAACTGAAAACGCTTCCCGGTATCGGAGAAAGCCTGGCCCGTGCCATACGGGAACTAGTCCTCCGAGGAAGATTACCGATGCTCGAACGGTTAAGAGGTGAAGCAGAATCCGAAAGTCTCTTGGCCACGATTCCCGGAATCGGGAAAAAACTGGCCGCCCGTCTCCATCATGACTTGGAAATCGATACACTTGAAGAACTGGAAACGGCCGCTCATGACGGGCGGTTACGGCAGGCAGGCGGAATTGGAGAAAAACGCCTGGCCGGGATCATCGCCTGTTTAACCGAACGATTGGGACGCGTTCGAGCGACCGTTCATCAGGATACGCAAGACATCCCTTCCATCCAAGAACTGCTGGATGTCGATCGGGAATACCGGGACAAAGCCAAAGCCGGACTGCTGCATTGCGTGGCTCCACGCCGGTTTAATCCCACCCATGAAGCCTGGCTTCCCATCCTTCATACGCAACGCGGGAATCGGCATTACACGGCCTTATTTTCCAACACGGCCCGGGCGCATCAAAAAGGGAAAACCCGCGACTGGGTCGTACTGTTTTTCGACGATAGGGTGAAAGAGTCCCAATGTACGATCATCACCGCTGAATGGGGAATCCTGGAGGGGCGACGAATCGTGAGGGGCCGGGAAGGGGCATGCCTGCGCTATTATGAAAAGCAGACAGCCCCCGAACATGAGACTGCCACCTCATGA
- a CDS encoding SufD family Fe-S cluster assembly protein, with the protein MAASGHQLVSQREIPGVTIDAQETGDRITNTIIIEKGKHIDLPIHLCLGITEKTGIQRIQTRLVIEEGASVSFVAHCLFPFVEFGEHRMDATIAIKEGAHVRYHENHYQGTHGGMVVVPKAIIAVGPGAQYFSDFSLVKGRVGQLNIDYVVEVATSAVAELTSKVFGRGSDIIHIKEKMILAGEYARGLITTRVALEHDAQGDMTGIMEAHAKGARGHVDCREIIKDRAIGRAIPIVEVTHPEAKVTHEAAIGTVDKKELETLMAHGLDPEQATELIVSGMLQ; encoded by the coding sequence ATGGCCGCCAGCGGCCATCAGCTGGTCAGTCAACGGGAAATTCCCGGCGTCACGATTGACGCGCAAGAAACGGGAGATCGCATTACCAACACCATCATCATTGAGAAGGGAAAGCACATAGACCTCCCGATTCATCTCTGTCTGGGCATTACCGAAAAAACCGGGATTCAACGCATTCAGACCAGGCTGGTTATTGAAGAAGGCGCGTCGGTTTCATTTGTCGCCCACTGTCTGTTCCCATTTGTGGAGTTTGGAGAACACCGCATGGATGCCACGATTGCGATTAAAGAAGGTGCGCATGTGCGATACCACGAAAATCATTACCAAGGAACGCATGGAGGCATGGTCGTTGTTCCCAAGGCCATTATTGCAGTCGGACCCGGCGCACAATATTTTTCCGATTTTTCTCTGGTGAAGGGCCGGGTCGGACAGTTGAACATCGATTACGTCGTGGAGGTGGCCACATCGGCTGTGGCGGAGCTTACCTCAAAAGTATTCGGACGAGGAAGCGACATCATTCACATCAAGGAAAAAATGATACTGGCCGGTGAGTATGCGAGGGGGCTCATTACAACGCGTGTAGCGTTAGAACATGACGCTCAGGGTGACATGACCGGCATCATGGAAGCGCATGCCAAAGGAGCCCGCGGGCATGTGGATTGTCGGGAAATTATCAAGGACCGTGCGATCGGCCGCGCCATTCCCATCGTAGAAGTGACGCATCCGGAGGCAAAAGTCACACATGAAGCCGCCATCGGAACGGTGGACAAAAAGGAGTTGGAAACCTTAATGGCGCATGGACTCGACCCGGAACAGGCCACGGAACTGATTGTCAGCGGCATGCTGCAATAA
- a CDS encoding ABC transporter permease, whose translation MDDSIVRCEGSWIIPHLTMLNTLLMEIQWPLVRELVWDVVNIRAMDTGGAIVLYRTIMELRSKGHQVSLEGLRPEFEELMQLVASHWDRIHPALPVSEHTEKNFKWWVSRHIGHMVKALAFVGEATVHMIRSLRRPSLIRWRALFRSLDRDGYHALPITGLLAFLMGVVIAYQGAEQLRQFGANIFVVDLVGISLFREIAPLIVAILIAGRSGSAYAAQIGTMKVTEELDAVRTLGLSPMQLLVLPRVLALVIAVPLLTVYADILGVIGGALVASSQLNVSGVEFVGRFEESVALRHFFIGIGKAPCFAVIIAMVGCYQGFQIRGNVDDVGKRTTIGVVQSIFLVIVFDAVCSIVFSWWNI comes from the coding sequence ATGGATGATTCCATCGTTCGTTGTGAAGGATCATGGATCATTCCTCATCTCACAATGCTGAATACGTTACTGATGGAAATCCAGTGGCCGCTGGTGCGAGAGCTGGTGTGGGATGTGGTGAATATTCGGGCCATGGATACGGGTGGTGCGATTGTGCTGTATCGGACCATTATGGAGCTTCGTTCAAAAGGGCACCAAGTCTCGCTTGAAGGCCTACGTCCGGAGTTTGAGGAACTGATGCAATTAGTCGCGAGCCATTGGGATCGAATCCATCCCGCATTGCCCGTGAGCGAACATACGGAGAAAAATTTCAAATGGTGGGTGTCCCGGCATATCGGCCATATGGTGAAAGCTCTGGCGTTTGTCGGAGAGGCGACGGTGCATATGATCCGTTCACTCCGACGACCTTCATTAATCCGATGGAGGGCGTTGTTCCGCAGCCTGGACCGGGATGGCTATCATGCGTTGCCGATAACCGGATTGCTCGCCTTTCTCATGGGTGTGGTGATTGCGTATCAGGGTGCCGAACAATTGCGTCAGTTTGGAGCCAATATTTTCGTGGTGGATCTCGTCGGCATCTCATTGTTTCGTGAAATTGCTCCCTTGATCGTGGCCATTCTGATTGCCGGGCGTTCGGGATCAGCCTATGCCGCCCAGATTGGCACGATGAAGGTGACGGAGGAGTTGGATGCTGTCAGGACCCTGGGACTTTCGCCCATGCAATTGCTGGTACTTCCGCGGGTCCTTGCGCTTGTCATCGCGGTCCCCCTTTTGACGGTGTATGCGGATATTCTCGGAGTCATTGGCGGTGCATTGGTTGCCTCCAGTCAGCTGAATGTCAGCGGGGTGGAGTTTGTGGGACGATTTGAAGAATCCGTGGCACTCCGGCACTTTTTTATCGGGATTGGGAAAGCCCCGTGTTTTGCCGTTATCATCGCCATGGTCGGCTGTTATCAGGGGTTTCAGATCCGGGGTAATGTCGATGATGTGGGTAAGAGAACCACGATTGGCGTGGTCCAAAGTATTTTTCTGGTTATCGTGTTTGATGCGGTGTGCAGCATTGTTTTTAGTTGGTGGAATATTTAA
- a CDS encoding ATP-binding cassette domain-containing protein, which produces MASGIIHHANPIIEVSHVCTRFGDAVVHDDVNLSIMSGEIFAIAGGNGSGKSTLLREIIGLHAQAEGTIRLFGHDVAALREQGAQNIYRRLGVMFQQGALFSSLTLAENVAVPLKEHTDISPELIREIVAVKIATVELPMDSADKFPSELSGGMRRRAALARAIVMDPELIFLDEPTAGLDPLIAAGFDALVLQLKAVLGLTVVMVTHDLDSLWRIADRVAVLGNGTILGVGTMHELAESRDPIIHEYFHGPRGRAAQSQNEVS; this is translated from the coding sequence ATGGCTTCAGGCATTATTCATCACGCAAATCCTATTATTGAAGTGAGCCATGTGTGTACCCGGTTTGGTGACGCCGTTGTCCATGATGATGTCAATTTGTCGATTATGTCGGGGGAGATCTTTGCCATCGCAGGCGGGAATGGTTCAGGAAAATCCACACTCCTCCGGGAAATCATTGGATTACACGCACAGGCTGAAGGAACCATTCGCCTGTTCGGACATGACGTGGCAGCGTTAAGAGAGCAGGGTGCACAGAATATATACCGGCGTTTGGGGGTCATGTTTCAGCAGGGCGCCTTATTCAGTTCGTTGACCTTGGCGGAAAATGTCGCCGTGCCGTTAAAAGAGCATACTGATATCTCCCCGGAACTCATTCGCGAGATTGTGGCCGTAAAAATTGCCACGGTCGAATTGCCCATGGACAGTGCCGATAAATTCCCCAGTGAATTGAGTGGGGGTATGCGGCGACGAGCGGCGTTGGCACGGGCGATTGTTATGGATCCGGAGCTCATTTTTTTGGATGAACCCACTGCCGGCCTGGATCCTCTCATTGCGGCGGGATTTGATGCCTTGGTCTTGCAATTAAAAGCGGTACTAGGCTTAACGGTGGTGATGGTCACGCATGATCTTGATTCTCTCTGGCGCATCGCAGATCGTGTCGCCGTGCTCGGAAACGGCACCATCCTGGGTGTAGGAACGATGCACGAACTAGCGGAATCACGGGATCCCATCATTCATGAATATTTCCATGGTCCCCGGGGGAGGGCGGCCCAGAGTCAAAATGAGGTTTCATGA
- a CDS encoding ATP-binding cassette domain-containing protein codes for MPLVDIQHLVCEIHGKTILQDLTLPIEEQEIHALLGANGSGKSTLAYVLMGCQGFAPTSGLMTFKGKDLGPLPMFERARLGMTLAWQEPARFEGMTVSQYIRIGKPDIDPAPYLTRVGLSPDTYGNRLVDTSLSGGERKRIELASVLAMKPLFAILDEPTSGIDMLSVQDMMHVIRSFKEGGASVLLITHQETIALMADHASQLCGGRIIASGNPKDIADQYKKGSCVRCDGERCIPLTMAR; via the coding sequence ATGCCATTGGTCGACATTCAACATCTTGTGTGTGAAATTCATGGAAAGACGATCCTTCAGGATCTCACTCTCCCTATTGAGGAACAGGAAATTCATGCCTTGTTAGGGGCCAATGGCTCCGGGAAAAGCACATTGGCCTATGTCTTAATGGGTTGCCAGGGCTTTGCTCCCACCAGCGGACTGATGACCTTCAAGGGGAAGGATCTTGGGCCTTTGCCGATGTTTGAACGAGCACGATTGGGCATGACCCTCGCGTGGCAGGAACCGGCTCGCTTCGAAGGCATGACCGTCTCTCAATACATCAGGATAGGAAAACCGGACATCGATCCCGCGCCGTATCTCACCAGGGTGGGACTCTCACCTGACACCTATGGGAACCGCTTGGTGGATACATCATTGAGCGGAGGCGAACGCAAACGTATTGAGCTGGCGTCCGTTCTGGCCATGAAACCTCTATTCGCCATTCTGGATGAACCCACTTCCGGGATCGACATGCTTTCGGTCCAGGACATGATGCATGTCATTCGTTCGTTTAAAGAGGGGGGCGCCTCCGTCCTGCTGATTACTCACCAGGAAACAATTGCCTTGATGGCCGATCACGCCTCGCAACTCTGTGGGGGACGGATTATTGCCTCGGGCAATCCTAAGGACATTGCCGACCAGTATAAAAAAGGTAGTTGCGTTCGATGTGATGGTGAACGCTGTATACCATTGACCATGGCCAGGTAG